In Frondihabitans sp. PAMC 28766, a genomic segment contains:
- a CDS encoding LacI family DNA-binding transcriptional regulator, whose amino-acid sequence MAATMRDVALRAGVSIKTVSNYFADYPHMRPETRARVADAVAALDYRINASARSLRAGRSDMIALIVPELDQAYFAELAQEVIDAAEPFGLTVLVETTAGDRQREIDALSGARRQRIDGAIFDPLALGPSDVEHVRTGFPLVIIGERQFDGLADHVLIADLEVARVAMSHLIETGRRRVLMLGGSGHSPSHTAALRRRGCEIALADAGLPFDERYVSAALPWHRRAGAEAVERALADGLEFDAVLGFNDALALGAQWALIEHGLDVPRDIAVVGIDDTQEGRYATPSLTTMSPGRAQIARRSVELLVDRIASPERAFVSVVADFELIRRRSSGRQDHETPLTTPNERPDR is encoded by the coding sequence GTGGCAGCCACGATGCGCGATGTCGCCCTGCGCGCCGGCGTCTCGATCAAGACGGTGTCGAACTATTTCGCCGACTACCCGCACATGCGCCCCGAGACCCGCGCGCGCGTGGCCGACGCGGTGGCCGCCCTCGACTACCGCATCAACGCGTCGGCGCGGAGCCTCCGGGCCGGCCGCAGCGACATGATCGCTCTGATCGTGCCCGAGCTCGACCAGGCCTACTTCGCCGAGCTGGCGCAGGAGGTCATCGACGCGGCCGAGCCCTTCGGCCTCACCGTGCTGGTCGAGACGACGGCCGGCGACCGGCAGCGCGAGATCGACGCGCTGTCGGGGGCACGGCGCCAGCGGATCGACGGAGCGATCTTCGACCCGCTGGCCCTCGGCCCGAGCGACGTCGAGCACGTCCGCACAGGCTTCCCACTCGTCATCATCGGCGAGCGACAGTTCGACGGGCTGGCCGATCACGTGCTGATCGCCGACCTCGAGGTGGCCCGCGTCGCGATGTCGCACCTGATCGAGACCGGCAGGCGGAGGGTCCTGATGCTCGGCGGGTCGGGGCACTCGCCGTCGCACACGGCGGCGCTCCGGCGACGGGGCTGTGAGATCGCCCTCGCCGACGCGGGGCTTCCCTTCGACGAGCGGTATGTCAGCGCAGCGCTCCCGTGGCACCGCCGCGCCGGCGCCGAGGCCGTCGAGCGCGCCCTCGCGGACGGGCTGGAGTTCGACGCCGTGCTCGGCTTCAACGACGCTCTCGCGCTCGGCGCCCAGTGGGCGCTGATCGAGCACGGGCTGGACGTGCCCCGCGACATCGCCGTCGTCGGCATCGACGACACCCAGGAGGGCCGCTACGCCACCCCGTCGCTCACCACGATGTCGCCCGGTCGAGCGCAGATCGCGCGCCGCTCTGTCGAGCTGCTCGTCGACCGGATAGCGTCGCCCGAGAGGGCGTTCGTCTCGGTCGTCGCCGACTTCGAGCTGATCCGCCGGCGCTCGAGCGGGCGGCAGGATCACGAAACCCCGCTCACCACCCCGAACGAAAGGCCCGATCGATGA
- a CDS encoding alpha-N-arabinofuranosidase: MPHARLSLDPAFVVAPVSRHTFGTFIEHLGRCVYGGIHDPGHPTADEDGFRGDVLEFVRDLGISTVRYPGGNFVSGYRWEDGVGPVGDRPVRKDLAWHTTEPNTVGVDEFMRWAKKAGVEPMMAVNLGTRGVQEAVDLIDYTNGTGGSFHSDLRKKNGSADPYDVKFWCLGNEMDGPWQIGHRTAKEYGRLASETARAMRLVDPDLTLVACGSSGSSMPTFGTWEREVLEETYDEVDLISMHAYYWEEEGDLASFLASGVEMDHFIEDVVASVDHVRAAMKRKKRINVSFDEWNVWYLNGDASKNPTDWPVAPVLLEDQYSVADAVVVGSLLISLLKHSDRVASASLAQLVNVIAPIMTETGGRSWKQTTYHPFAQPSRYATGDVLRIEAQSPVHETTKYGAVPAIDSVATHDPETGDLVVFAINRSLTESITVDVDTRAFGALRLVEATQLSNPDPYLKVTVDTADSVAPVANPNTSWSDSTLEVVLPPLSWNTVRLAKV, encoded by the coding sequence ATGCCCCACGCCCGCCTCAGCCTCGACCCCGCGTTCGTCGTGGCCCCCGTCTCGCGCCACACGTTCGGCACGTTCATCGAGCACCTCGGCCGGTGCGTCTACGGCGGCATCCACGACCCGGGCCACCCCACCGCCGACGAAGACGGTTTCCGCGGCGACGTGCTGGAGTTCGTGCGCGACCTCGGCATCTCGACGGTGCGCTACCCGGGCGGCAACTTCGTCTCGGGCTACCGCTGGGAAGACGGCGTCGGCCCGGTCGGAGACCGCCCTGTGCGCAAAGACCTCGCCTGGCACACCACCGAGCCCAACACCGTCGGCGTCGACGAGTTCATGCGCTGGGCGAAGAAGGCCGGCGTCGAGCCGATGATGGCGGTGAACCTCGGCACGCGCGGCGTGCAGGAGGCCGTCGACCTCATCGACTACACGAACGGCACCGGCGGATCGTTCCACTCCGACCTCCGCAAGAAGAACGGCTCGGCCGACCCCTACGACGTGAAGTTCTGGTGCCTCGGCAACGAGATGGACGGGCCGTGGCAGATCGGCCACAGGACGGCCAAGGAGTATGGCCGGCTGGCCTCCGAGACGGCACGGGCCATGCGTCTCGTCGATCCTGACCTCACCCTCGTCGCCTGCGGCTCGTCGGGCTCGTCTATGCCGACGTTCGGCACCTGGGAGCGCGAGGTGCTCGAAGAGACCTACGACGAGGTCGACCTCATCTCGATGCACGCCTACTACTGGGAAGAGGAGGGCGACCTCGCCAGCTTCCTCGCCTCGGGCGTCGAGATGGACCACTTCATCGAGGACGTCGTCGCCAGCGTCGACCACGTCCGCGCCGCAATGAAGCGGAAGAAGCGCATCAACGTCTCGTTCGACGAGTGGAACGTCTGGTACCTCAACGGCGATGCCTCGAAGAACCCGACCGACTGGCCGGTCGCTCCGGTGCTGCTCGAAGACCAGTACAGCGTCGCGGACGCCGTCGTGGTCGGCAGCCTGCTGATCTCGCTGCTGAAGCACAGCGACCGTGTCGCGAGCGCCAGCCTCGCGCAGCTGGTCAACGTGATCGCCCCGATCATGACCGAGACGGGCGGCCGCAGCTGGAAGCAGACCACCTACCACCCGTTCGCTCAGCCGAGCCGGTACGCCACGGGCGACGTGCTGCGCATCGAGGCGCAGTCGCCGGTGCACGAGACGACCAAATACGGTGCCGTGCCCGCCATCGACTCGGTGGCCACTCACGATCCTGAGACCGGCGATCTTGTCGTCTTCGCGATCAACCGGTCGCTCACCGAGTCGATCACCGTCGACGTCGACACCCGGGCGTTCGGCGCCCTGCGACTCGTCGAGGCGACTCAGCTGTCGAACCCCGACCCGTACCTCAAGGTCACGGTCGACACCGCCGACAGCGTCGCGCCGGTGGCCAACCCGAACACCTCGTGGAGCGACTCGACTCTCGAGGTCGTGCTGCCGCCCCTGTCGTGGAACACGGTGCGCCTGGCGAAGGTCTGA
- a CDS encoding CarD family transcriptional regulator, which yields MIFEVGETVVYPHHGAATITAVKIRTIKGVEKKYITLNVHASDLMIELPVDNVDLVGVRDVIDAKGVEAVFEVLRSDHVEEPGNWSRRFKANTEKMGSGSVYSVSEVVRDLWRRDQDSGVSAGEKRMLLKARQVLISELALAQKSTDEEASAVLDEVLAAVTV from the coding sequence ATGATTTTCGAAGTAGGGGAGACCGTTGTGTATCCCCACCACGGCGCAGCTACCATCACCGCGGTCAAGATCCGCACCATCAAGGGCGTCGAGAAGAAATACATCACGCTGAACGTCCACGCCAGTGATCTGATGATCGAGCTGCCGGTCGACAACGTCGATCTGGTCGGCGTTCGCGACGTGATCGACGCCAAGGGTGTCGAGGCCGTGTTCGAGGTGCTCCGCAGCGATCACGTCGAGGAGCCCGGCAACTGGTCGCGCCGCTTCAAGGCCAACACCGAGAAGATGGGCTCCGGCTCGGTCTACTCCGTCTCGGAGGTCGTCCGCGACCTGTGGCGCCGCGACCAGGACAGCGGTGTCTCGGCCGGTGAAAAGCGCATGCTGCTCAAGGCCCGCCAGGTGCTCATCTCCGAGCTCGCGCTCGCACAGAAGTCCACCGACGAAGAGGCCTCGGCCGTGCTCGACGAGGTGCTGGCCGCCGTCACGGTGTAG
- a CDS encoding Nramp family divalent metal transporter, protein MIDAPAVSRAPRVAALLGPALVAGVAYLDPGNVASNMTAGALFGYLLVWVVIAGNATAWLIQYLSAKLGIATGASLPEMLGRRILSPWARRAFWLQAEIVAMATDIAEVIGGAIALDLLFSIPLLAGGLITGVISLLLLLLQVRGRAQVFERVVTGMVVVIAVGFCAGLVASPPSWAAAGQGLVPHFEGSKSVLLAVSILGATIMPHAIYAHSALARDRFEGLTVGQRTLMRATKIDVTVALVVAGTVNVAILLVAAGTLRGVSGTDTLEGAYAALLLHLGPLVATLFAVGLLASGLASTSVGAYAGSEIMHGLLNVRVPILYRRMVTLIPALLLLGFGVDPTLALVLSQVVLSFGVPFALVPLVRFTSQRSTMSGLRNRWWTTCAACVAAVALTGLNIVLLVLVL, encoded by the coding sequence ATGATCGACGCCCCCGCCGTCTCGCGTGCACCGCGCGTCGCCGCCCTCCTCGGCCCGGCGCTCGTCGCCGGCGTCGCCTACCTCGACCCGGGCAACGTCGCGAGCAACATGACGGCGGGGGCGTTGTTCGGCTACCTGCTGGTGTGGGTGGTCATCGCGGGCAATGCCACCGCATGGCTGATCCAGTACCTCTCGGCGAAGCTCGGCATCGCGACGGGCGCGAGCCTGCCCGAGATGCTGGGCCGCCGCATCCTGTCGCCCTGGGCGCGCCGCGCCTTCTGGCTGCAGGCCGAGATCGTCGCCATGGCCACCGACATCGCCGAGGTGATCGGCGGGGCCATCGCGCTCGACCTGCTCTTCTCCATCCCGCTGCTGGCCGGCGGGCTCATCACCGGCGTGATCTCGCTGCTGCTCCTCCTGCTGCAGGTGCGCGGCCGAGCGCAGGTGTTCGAGCGCGTCGTCACGGGCATGGTCGTGGTGATCGCCGTCGGGTTCTGCGCCGGGCTCGTGGCATCGCCGCCGTCGTGGGCGGCCGCGGGGCAGGGTCTGGTGCCGCACTTCGAGGGGTCGAAGTCGGTGCTGCTGGCCGTCTCGATCCTGGGGGCGACGATCATGCCGCACGCCATCTACGCGCACTCGGCGCTCGCTCGCGACCGATTCGAAGGGTTGACCGTCGGGCAGCGCACGCTGATGCGGGCGACGAAGATCGACGTGACCGTGGCGCTCGTCGTCGCGGGCACCGTCAACGTCGCGATCCTGCTGGTGGCTGCCGGCACGCTGCGCGGGGTGAGCGGCACCGACACGCTGGAGGGGGCGTACGCAGCCCTGCTGCTGCACCTCGGGCCGCTCGTCGCGACGCTCTTCGCCGTGGGGCTGCTCGCCTCCGGGCTCGCGTCGACGTCGGTCGGGGCGTACGCGGGCTCCGAGATCATGCACGGGCTGCTCAACGTGCGGGTGCCGATCCTGTATCGCCGGATGGTGACGCTGATACCGGCGCTGCTGCTGCTCGGGTTCGGCGTCGACCCGACGCTCGCGCTCGTGCTCAGCCAAGTCGTGCTGTCGTTCGGCGTGCCGTTCGCGCTCGTTCCCCTGGTGCGCTTCACGTCGCAGCGGAGCACGATGAGCGGCCTCCGGAATCGATGGTGGACGACGTGCGCCGCGTGTGTCGCGGCGGTCGCGCTGACCGGCCTGAACATCGTCCTGCTAGTGCTCGTGCTCTGA